A stretch of DNA from Montipora foliosa isolate CH-2021 chromosome 4, ASM3666993v2, whole genome shotgun sequence:
NNNNNNNNNNNNNNNNNNNNNNNNNNNNNNNNNNNNNNNNNNNNNNNNNNNNNNNNNNNNNNNNNNNNNNNNNNNNNNNNNNNNNNNNNNNNNNNNNNNNNNNNNNNNNNNNNNNNNNNNNNNNNNNNNNNNNNNNNNNNNNNNNNNNNNNNNNNNNNNNNNNNNNNNNNNNNNNNNNNNNNNNNNNNNNNNNNNNNNNNNNNNNNNNNNNNNNNNNNNNNNNNNNNNNNNNNNNNNNNNNNNNNNNNNNNNNNNNNNNNNNNNNNNNNNNNNNNNNNNNNNNNNNNNNNNNNNNNNNNNNNNNNNNNNNNNNNNNNNNNNNNNNNNNNNNNNNNNNNNNNNNNNNNNNNNNNNNAAATCGGAATACAATCAAGACCAATCATCAGATTTCCTTCGGCACGGATACTTTGCGTATAGATATTTTAACTACATTTTACTCAAGATATGTCGGTTTATGTAGCGAGAAAGGTAGTACTTTTGTGGCAACTGAAACGCATGCGCATGTTTTGCACGCTTGTATAACTGTCTGTCATTCTTTTTACCCAAGCCTCCGTTAACCCTTGTCCAGCGGAAACTAGATAATTTAACAGCGCGGTAGGCACGTTTTTTGAGCCGCGGGGCGGTAAAAAAACCGGAAATGAGCTTTTCACGCATGCCAGGACCGTCTGTCTGCCAGATTTTTAACgccaatcatctctaatggagggAAGATACCTAGCAATATAAAGGTGGTAGTGACCCAGACAAGTTTAAAGGGAAAACAGcgcacttccggttgccgtcaaACTTTCACCATATGGCTTCATATTTAAAGTAGAGCCCTTCTTCAACGCCTTGTGACGGCGCTCTCTAAGAGGTTAGGAAATCTAACTCTTGCTAAGGGAAGCTAATCGTCCAACCCGTAGGGCCGGGTTTACTTGTTCAAGCATAGTACTCCCTTCAGTGCCTCAAAAGGGTTTTCAGCGTAGAAGCGCGCGGTTACGTCACACACTCAATCCGTACGCTGCTCTCGTTCACCTTATTGACTCAAAACCGCCGAGGGGAAATAAAAAGACGTTGCCTTAAAATGCGATAACACAAAAGACCGGACTGCATTTTGTCAAGACGCGATGAGCCATATCTTGGAAAGTTTGCTCGGTCCCTACTCTAGTGTTGTTATACAAGCCAGATTCGTTTGTTTCGCATTCTTTaacaaaattacaaattaaTTGTTTAAATCTTCCAAAAGCTTTCTCACAAAGAACTTCAGGGGGTCGATTTCACgcaaaatgaatgtaactttcATGCCGTACCACCTAAAATGCCCCAAAAGTAGACtagaaacattgcaataaccacttaaccAAACTAATGACCAATATCAAAGAAATACtagcaaaaggaaaaagaaagcatGGCATGGACACAAATGGAGCAAGATTGAAACGGGGAATTTGCCAATTGTGGGTACATCTTGAAAATGGTCGGGCTGTGACGTTTCTCAGGTTTATGGCAAATTGCCTGGCATAAAGGTTTTTGCAtcagaatcattttgttttgtgatGTAACGTATAAGGTttaatcagtaaaggaattcccacattttcgagttttaaactcgttcattaacaaaagagaaaagatTCCCCTGAACACACCCCAAAAATAACCTGGcaaatagcccctttaagtttctATTGGCAGTGTTTTTTTCGTGTCACGTCCCACGTAAATCATGTAAGAAAAATTTAATGCGGatttcgaaatttaaaaaaaaattggtcacagaattagttttcaaaatatttcgAAAAACCAAACTGCTTAGTTCCTGAGCAGTGCTATACCGTCACCATGGCAATAATTTGGACCTAGCAAACACACTAAAATAATTACCTAGTGATAGTATTAGACAAATACCAAAAGGTTGCCCAACTGACAGGATTCCCGGTGTAGTGTTGTCATTTTTTCCATTGGAACCAGTCGAGCATTGCTAATCGCTTTTCCTACTTACCTCCAAGCTGCCAGCTAAATTAGTGGGTCCATTCTTTAACTTAAGTTAACTTAAGCATTTTAGTGTATTGAAATGTGCATTTTCTTCACGTCAATAGCCTTATACTTCAATTGTCCTGCTGGCAGGATTGGCTTTTTGCTTTGGCTCACGTGGAACCCGCCAATGCAGGTATTAACAGCTGCACCCATTAACGATTAACCATTTAGCACCTATCGGGTGAATGCTTATACATTTGAGGCCCGTAGGTTGCCCTGCGGTGTCGACAGTTTTCGGGATAAACCAACCCCGGCAACGTGGTACAATGGTCTCCTTTGTAGCCGTTATTGggaagcgttgcgtgacatccaaaaaacggctgcgaaggagactagtgGTACAAGGGAAGTTGCGTTACATCGCACTCTTAGCGTGGGAAAAGCAAGAGACTAGGGGAGGCAGTACTTAGTGGGCATGTAGCTCTGGGACCTATGATTAGCTGATTACGATTTCATGCACACACTCTTGTTTCAAGGACAAAAGGCCTTTTtgaattaaggacgttcgcgcgcaaattttctaacattgatttttttctgcaaatgttACCATTGAACgttgatgagttagtgatgtcagaaatgtaaaaaaaatggaggttcaccaacttcgttttggagagaacttgcccggaagaacaccctaaatctgaaaaaaaaatccggTTTCTTTAGCGagtaaggccacagtgtctgtaagcccaaatattgcaattacatctttcaagtgaaatgttctctaccaaactttgtttaagtggacccatcaattGAATTAGTTAACCGTTGAGATTCCTagagaacaagttcgcatttagagaccatagtttcatgctccttgcagccgcaagatggcaggattgcATGtccccgaggacagaaatcttgaaatttctttaacttcccacagtgattttttattcactttttggacaatgtggataATTGTAAATAGAATCTGTTTCGGAAAAAATGTAATCCAAAAGAAATTCAAGAACGTTTAAATCCAACAAAGCTATAGGAATGGGCATCTGCCCTATCACattttcattttagtacttagcgcgtgAGTTTGCGTGCGCTGTGGAGGATGCGCAGTGGCAATGAgcgtgaacgtccttaagtgctTACAAGAGATCAGGATCGATCCTCTGATCTTTACGATGTAGAACATGAGAGAGAAAAAGTTACCTATTTTAGCGAGCTTTTCCTCTTCAATCCCCTTTCTGTTCTTTCCAATTTTAGAGGAAAATCGTATTACAGACACGGTCTTCTCTTTGTTTCGTATGCTTCTCCACCACGCCTTTCAAGAGGAAAGAGAAGGGTGGAGGATCTGGGTTGACACATTGGCTATTTTACACGGAAAGGTGAGAGGTCCCTTCTTGTTAAAGTTTGAAAGGCACAGCGAGATTAATGTGGTTTCACCAATGCGCTTGTGGTTGTCTGAAAAATCCCTAATTACATTCGTGGCCAATCAGAGGTGAAACCAGAAACAATCGCGACTTAGTCGCTCTGTGTTATGATTGGTTCATTCGGTGTGTACATATcgtctgattggctaatttggtTTTCCGGTATGCAGCTGAAACCGCTCAAATGTTTATGATTGGTTTTTAGGTGAGTTCACATGAAGAATCAAAGCGAGGGATCCTTCAAAGCGAGTGGAGGTAACTCCTTGTACGGCTGGGAGCAGTGGTGAGGAATCTAAAACTAGGGAGGAACTCTTCAAGTCTACTTCGGAACAGCCGACACTTGAAACAAAGTCGACAGATAAGCGATGCTGACAGAAGAAAGTTTTTCCAATCGTTGATTCAGCAGTAAAAACGGACCGAAAGCAAATGAACCACTGTCTACTGATACCCCTGAGGAGAAGAAAAGCAATCCTAGTTCCCCTGTAAACGGGACAGAAGAAGCAATTGATTCTAGAAATACTGAAGAAACGAGCGAATTGGAAAACGCTATGTCCAGAACTCGAAACGAGCAAGAAAATTTGGAACCTGTCAATAGCACCTCTCAACAAGAATTGTCTTTGAGCGTTACTGGTGTCGACAACCGAATTAAGAGGAACCGAGGTAGCGGCTGAATTAAATGTCCAAGGCGTCGAGTTACCCGACACTGGGCTTACGGTTGAGGATGTCGTTGACAAAGAAACTAAAGATTCTAATGTTCGTTGAAAGTTGTTTGGAAGAAAACACTGACACGAAATCTGCTGAAAATGCTGAAGCTTTATCTACTACTATGAAAGAGACGCATCCAGCTTGATCGAGAAAGATGAAATTGCTCGTGAAGTGGACGATGAAAGCACGATTTCACCGCCAGCAGAAACGGAAGAAAGTGCAGATGGAATGTTATCTTCAGACGAAAGCAAAAGCCTTTCGCATCTCATAGTCGAAGGGTCAAGGATTTCGCTCGATCCGTAGAGAGAACTGAAATTAACGCAAATTCGAGATTAGATCAAGATTTACTGAACGAGACTGAGAAGACAAGGGAATGTCGATAGTAGTCTCACTATTGCAGTGAAAAGCTCTTATATTGGAGCTGCGATTGAGAATAGCGAGGATGCGAAAACGAAAAGCGAAAAATAAGGAATCGGGCGATCCTGTTCAAAAAGTTATGCCGGAGGGTGTCGGTGAGAACGATGAACAAAACGGACATGCGCCGAAGGAAAGCACTGTTTCACAATTTCATACGGAGGCGTCCATCCACTGATCATCCGCATCAACCAGATTCAACAAAGGTTCTTCAGAGACTGGGGCGGAATCAGGCCCAGATTCTTCTTCATCTGCGTCCGCAGCCGCTAGAAGCGAAGAGTCACCCGATCAAAAATCAACCTATCGAGCTTATGTTAATATTCCCGAGTACCTGTGGTCGCCTATTCCTCAGAGACTGTTAGGAGATCTGTTGTTTGCTTTTGAGTCTGATATTCAAGTTTGGAGAAGGTAGGATGCATCTAAAATATATACTCAAAGCTTTCagttcaaacaaagaaaaaaagttctTACTTGGATTCCAGGGACTGAATAGTTTTATAGCAGCTCTTACGTTGGAGGAAGTCTGTCTTTTTTCAGCTGACGTAAGACGCCTTCTTCTTTTTCGTCAGCTTCGAGGAGTTTTGCGATTCCGGGTGGCAGCGAGCTTCTTCGAGAATAGGCGGGGGAAAATTGGGGCGGAGAGTAATAGTTGCAATCGCCCTAACCTCCTCCGGCGTGAAGCATTCTACAGCTTACAATTACCCCGCAAAGAAGCTACACACGAGTATGATTTGCATCCGAAGGATGGACGGTGGTTTGGGATTTTTGGGGAATGGGAGAGGATAAGAAtactttccaattttttttttcttttccttgaaatgtaatggaaaattttaaggaaaAAGTCAGTCTTTATCATCATTTTATCACTTTCTTTTCAGTCATAATCGTAAGTCAGTAATGGATTTTTTCAATGCAAAAGACAACGCAACGTACCTCTGGAACTTGGCCCACTTTGTGTCAGTACTCGCTGACAACGTAATTTTCTGCTGCGGGGATCTCTTGCCTCTGCTCTCCTCTGTTACGTCACGTGATTACGTTCAAGACGTCATCGAGCCGTGTGGCGGAATGAGTCTGGAAACAAGTTTTTCGTTTCTCAATCGGCTTATGTCTCTGGTGGATGTGATTGTATTTAACCAGTTCTCTCGCGTTCAGTGGCGTGGAGGGCAACCGGAACCTGAGTACGGGTGGCTTTCTGAGACAGTGTCTGAGATTAGGTGGGTAATTTGCAAGTGGAAAAAAGCGCCTAGACAGGCGTATATTCAGATTTCTCGACAGATTGACAGGAGGATTTTACgtcagttgataaaaataaacctcCTTGGCTTCGTCGTAAAGTTGCCTATTGCATATCGCCTATATTTTTCAGCATCGCACTACCATGGGGGAAGTTTACGAGTTCATTCCACAGTCGAATCAACTCTCGGGTCTTGAAATAACTTAGGAGACGTATTGCCTTTACACCCAGAAACGTTTATACTTGCAAATCTACTCAGATACGTACTATAAACCGTGGGCCCCGTCTCCCTTTCTACAAATAAAAAATTGTGCAACACAATGTGTGTGACACAATTTTGTCACACAATGTGTGTGACGATAAAGAGCccacactttgttcgaagggaGTGTGGGAATTAGTCCTCGACGCTGTGGGCTGGCCTTGTTCTGGACGAAGGCATCTACATTTGTGATCGGAAACTGAATAAGAAGCTGGAAGTCCGCCAAAAATCGTTGTTAATTAGTCCTGAAAGCCGCGAGGGGAGTGTTTATTAAATGCACTTCGTTCACCTCATGTGACAGTTTTAGAGGAAATAGTCCTTTGCTTTCCGCGAGGTTAACATGGCCTGTAGGTCCTATTGCCCCTGTTTGGTCAATTAACCTCAGTAGTTTGGCGACTTAAGTTTCTCTGCTTGTTTTGCATTTGCTGTATTCACTTcgtgcacaatcccataatacacctgtGTTAGCCCCCAAAgcgtttgcataaccattgtttgcaatttctcctgggacatgaaaatgtccccagagaagtcgaaaacaatacCTATGCAGACTTTTTGGGGGtaaaaagaggtgtattatgggatttgtgcaagtagtgaattagaTTTGGTATGCTTatgagccaacaactcccaacattccTTTTGTTCCGTAATCGTCGAAgcgtagcgcaacaatgttgcacagCTCTTTCAATATTGTTGGGGCCACAAACGCGCATTACATGTGGTCTCCACGGAGATAGCGACGcattaacatgttgaaaacaagatggcagccgaattttataagtttacaaagtcttatgggtcgtatccttataataatagcaactttattcatttaattcaatgaaaggacCCTGAGGATGCCAGAGGTTATCCTTATTAAGGGTATCTGCCCGCagccggatgtaattgactgtgagtcgatttttgatgagggaggaaaaccggagtacccggcaAAAAAACCTTCAAAGTCAGATttagatcgactgaaactcagcccacatgtgATCCGAGGCCAGaggttgaacccgggtcacagaggtgggaggcgcggttgaCAACCGCTAAACTACCCTGACTTCCCCTTCTCAAAATACACTCCACGCCCTTACATTTTTGGGAGTTATTGTCGAGCGAACTCCGTGCAACATCTTCAGAACCAACTACTCTCaaaaatgttgggagttgttgcgtccgtttgcacgcGGGGCTTTATCAAACAAACTGAGAAAGGTTAATTGACCTCCGTAAGAAAGATTTGTtggctgacatttcgagcgttaggccttcatcagagcgaattCGAAAGGACAGACAACTACACCAATTAGCTCTGAAACACTCGAAACGTCGGCTCACCAGCCTTTCTTTACTGTGGCGGGTCAATTTAGCTTTCCCAACTCGCTTGgcgtgcagggatggcgcagtggtgagagcattcgcctcccaccaatgtggcccgcgttcgattcccagactcggcgtcatatgtgggttgagtttcttggttttctactctgcaccgagaggttttctccgggtactccggtttccctctcctcaaaaaccaacatttgatttgattagcgttaattgttaatttcagtttacagtgtccccaattagtgctccagcgctagaacgactatagacacttaaataaagttcctttcctttcctttttcttggcAAAACCAAATTAGAGTGTTCACATTCGACTATTTGTGTTTTCTCCCCAGTATTTTGCTGTGCTGCGCGCAATCGTCTGGTGTGTCGGCAACGTAACAGGCCCATTCTTCCACAAATAACAAGCGGTAAACTTGGAAAAAAGGCGCTAAAGGAAGCCAGACAGGCAATCAAGACCCTGATAGCATCAACTAAACCTCCAAGCGAGCAGGTATAGCGAATCCACGACATCGGCTTGCTACCTCTGACTTCTTCTTGGAAATGGGTCTTAGACCAAAATCTTTATTACTTCCTTCATGCTTATGCTTTTTTTCTCTTATTTAAGGAGTATTCCTTTCAGACTATTCGGTTTTAAAATTACTAGATCATTAGAATATAAACGTTTTCCATAAAAATGTTCCCAAAATGAAAAGATTTTTGCGGAGACAACCAAGAGACCAATCCTTGGAATTAACAGTCACTCGATCTTATCATGCTCATGCGGCCGTGTCCCAAACTTACAGAATACAGTCCCGCCTTTGAACATGTAGCGTTCCTACTGATTATTTTTTGTGCTCGTGATCgacaatagagcggtttttcaattgagtgtcgaaagtaattagcgaattgctttggttttgcattacttcactcagtgattggttcaaagttctcgcgccactatttcaaccaatcagacgtgAAACGAAAACTAATCGTGGCGcgcgcgtgtgcacattttcccgcgctttgtgtcggttacgtgtaattacttcgagttttgattgatttactggattgtctccgtccttttgatcggcgaaagtaattactttggctttggCTTTGGCTTTACGAAACTCGATCGAAACTCGCTCcctatatatttttaaattaggATGTAGTGCAGAATATTCCTGGTCACATGACCACAGTGACAGATCCCGAGAAGCTGCTTCAAGAAATGGATGTAAACAGGCTTCGAGCAGTGGTGTACCGTGACTTTGAGGACAGCAAACAGGCTCAGTTCCTGGCTCTCACCGTGGTCTATTTCATAGCTGTTATGATGGTCGCTAAGTACAGGGACCTTCTCAGATCTGATGACCCTGAAGCAAGGGCGAGATACCACTCGATGACCTCGTCAGGTGTGTGATACAACCGCAACCTCACTCATAGGGCGTTTGTGAAGGCTTCGTACCATGTTCTCCCACCACTTCGGCATTCATTGGTTGGAGGGATTTTACAAATTCGCGGTGTACCGGACGAGATTTGTATAGTTTTTACATGAATGACACCAATCTGCCAGCACAAATATAGTCGTTCCAGGAAATTTTGTGGAAGATATTCGGTTGAAAATATTATGTTGACAAATTCTGAAGCTTTCACAAAGACGCAAATGTTGCCGCGTAGGTCCTAGAAGCCTGGTTAACAGGCTTGCAGGAGATCCGGGCCTCCAGTCGTGAAAGGGAACTGACTTTTTGCTCGGAGAAGCACCTTAACAAATGAACTGTTCCTGTCAGTAGCAAAATATGTCATCCCCTTCTGTACATCGTCGTAAAATTAAGGCGATCTTGTTTTTTCAGACAGTACTGCGACAGAGGGCGAGGCACAAAATCAGACAGGTTCTCGCTCTCGAGCGGCCAGCTGGGGTGGACAGCGGAATGCTTCTGCAGAGGTGGAAGAAGATATGTTCAACTGGAATGAAGGAATGGCCCTACCCAGTCTCATGAAAAGCGCGGTAGACTTTAATCGATTAAGTTTGTCAGAAAAATTAGAGATTGGATTTAAATCATCTGGTTCCCTTCTCAAAGAGATATTGGTGGACTTCAGTCCCTTTCTCAGCCGATTTCTGGTTGGAAGTCATGGGCAAGAACTGGTTTTAGAAGGGCTTTCGTGTCAGAAGACGGATTCTGTTGTCGAGTTGGTCATGCTCTTGTGTTCGCAAGAATGGCAGAATTCTTTGCAGAGGTTAGTACCTTTCCATCTTTCTTTGGATGGTCACGCAATCCTTTCCTACCAGGAGCTTGCGAGGATTTCGTGACTGGCCAAAAGAACTTTTTCAGCCATCACGTTCTTTTCCCGCTTGAATGCACACCTAAGATGAGTCGCTAAAGAAAAGGACCTCTGAGATTAAAAAGGGACGGCAAATTGTCGCTTAGCAGCTTTTATATTTGTATATGTCAAGAGTAAACAATATTGGCATAATCTATGCTTATAGCTTATTTTTTAGCAATCTTTGCTGGACAACATGCGAATTTAGTGCGACAATCATTTTATCAAACTATGCAAAGTGGAGTGAGGTAGGGTTAAGAAACTCTGATATTCCCtatgttttcgttttttgttttctcatttgaATGTGAACATTATTTTAGGAAATTAAGCGATACACAAGGTCTTAAACCCCACCCCCTCTCCGCACAAGATCAGCGtgagggagggggggaggggttcACGAAATACTTGTGAAAGACATTGCATTTTGcttaaaattgcaaaaaaattcatgtaGATGTTCTATTGGTCATGTGCCAATTTAGCGTCaacaaatggaaaaaaaaaacaagggtAGGGGAACTTGAAGGTGTCCTGGTTTTCTCGATATTTCTGTTAGCTTGGGGAAGTTTACTAAACTGAATCTCGAAAAAGTGTGCAAAACAAAGTTCATTTCCTTGCCGTCTCTTTTGTAAATGTTAACTGGAAGGTGTGTTGAGGAAACCGTCCTCACGGCCAATACTTTCAGGGCTCATTATTagtacaattacaattacaattaccaTTATTTTAATTGTTATCATGCAGAAATGGAGGAATGGCGTTTATGGAGCTCGTCAACGAAGGAAGACTTCTCTCGCACGCCATGCGCGAACGTATTGTAATGACGACGAGCGAGGCGTTTGTGATCGTCAGCAAGCTGGAGGGAATTTCACGTCAAAAACACATGCAGTTTGTTGACCTGTGTCGCTTGACTGAAGCAACGTACAGCGAGAACGACAAACTGCAGGATCAGTTGCTTTTGGCGACAAAGAGGCGAGATTTTTCGGTGGCTAAGAATGTCATTCAAAAGGTATGTTCATCATAGGTGCAACAGAAATCTTAAGCAAGGACGATTACGAGAACGTTATTTCAAAATACAACTTCAAAGAGTTTACCAACGTTCCAGGAATAACTGATGGATTTGAAGATTCTGGttttttggagagaaaattgggAATTCGGTGTCAGATGCTCGCATCCTCCACATGACgtcaataagccatttccgagttcatatcggcctcctcttcaaagcgagtctaagtgcaaaatttttgtGATGGTGATTTAGTTCTTCTTTACATATGCATGAAAACctattttcataagaaaaacttcgcacgtagactcgcttttaagaggaggcagacatgaaatcgGAAATGGTCTCTCGTGGTCATTTCGCGTCGTTTGAGAATGTTAGCATCGTCAACGATGGCGAGTACGAGAACAAGTACAACTTTTACTTTTTGTCGAAGTTGTACTCTACGTATTAAGGTTAAGTGTATAATGTGAGTTCCAGTCTGTAGAAAAACACACTAATTCTTTGACAAAATATCAGCATTTAAAGCTGCTTTTCAGGCTCGAAAATCCCCCTAGTTATTTACCCAACACTTGAGGATTGTTAGTAGATTATTGCAGctttaaattaaaagaaacggTTCTAGATCAAATgcaatttccttttcaaaaacTCGTACTTACCGATATGACTTTTCGATGTAAAGTCGTCGCAGACCAACTTGCCGGGACGAGTTGAGCACGCCGGGCTGGGCAGTGCGGTTGCGCAATGATCAAAATCGCAGAACTCGTACTAGAAGTCGCACTCGTtgtccattcgcccttgtcacacggcggccatattgtcccgggagaccaaaagagcattgttttaccacgccaagcctcgcagtggaaaccatggggtgaggcttggcgcgGTAAAAGAGAGCTGTtttggccgccgtgtgacaagggcgaatgctAACATTCTCTGTTGTCAGGATGAGAACGACAAAGACGTGTCCCGAAATGTAAAACGCAAGTGCGGGGCGAGCAAAGCTGTGTTTTTTTGTTCTCCAAACGTACTGTACTGTGGCATTTTCGTCGCCTTCGTTGTTCGTGATTCGGCCGCTCTTTGTAACTGCTTTGCTGTGTGATACCGAACTTGAGGCGTATTAGGGTCGAACGATGTTACTGCTCCATATCCTCTGAATTAGGAATGATTTAAAATCGCTTTAGTCGTGCGTCGAATTCGTCCCGACAAAGCCCTGATTTGCAATAGATGCCATGatacttttaaaattttcatgctAATTGGCCATGCGCTCTGTTAAGGAATAACATTGAAAAGCATAGGGAAACTTGCAGGACTTCTCCTCGCtcttgaaagatgtcaaaaGTGGATTGAAGAACTGAAACCTGGGATTAATTAAAATTTTAGTGAACTATCTGGTCTTCAAGGGTTTGGTCTATTTATCAGAGTGGTGGCATAATTTTTCCACTAGGTACTAGACATAATAACCAGTGAACACGGCGCCTGGTCGGTGGGGCAGCAGCCGCCTTCAACTGTACAGTTTTACAGGCTAGACATGTGGGAGGATGACAGCCGAAGACGCATGCGCTTTGTCAAAAACGAGTATGGCTCCAGTCATCCCGAAGCGACTTTGCTCGAAGGCATAGAAGGTAAGCTGCGATGCAGGGATTGAGCTAATAAGACTTGAAGGCAAATTTGATTGAAACTTAAAATCGGCGGTTCAAACTTCCTGGTTTAGAAATAGCGTTTCTTGTATCGCTGAATTTTTGGGCCAACTCAAGAAATACTGACAAAACTATTCGTACCTTCAGATGGCCAGATTTCTTTCGTTTAAAAAACCGAAGTTAGCATTATGTCTTGATTTCAACTCCTTTTAATTCTCGACTTCGTTCTCGGACCATTCCTTAAAGTGTTACTATGACATGATAAAAATATTactacctttttttcttcaacttttgAAAGTATCTGCCTAACATCTGAGTGGCAAAAAATATTCTTAATTTGACAGAGGGTCTTGTGGTCAGGGCACTAGGCTTTGAATCTTAATGTTCCAGTTTCAAAGTACCTCTAGTTTTTCTGGTGTTTAGGTGAGCGCGCAGATCCCCGACTTCAGGGTCGCTGTCTCGAggcctacaatcttggacaaaactcgtttgGAAAATGTGACAGACCACTATAATTAGTCATTCCCTAATTTGTCTGTGCGGTAAAAGATTAACTTCTCCATACTTTCCCCCTTGCCCTAATCCAGTATTGGTTTAGAAACGGCCAATGGCTTGCACAGTATTCTTCACGACgttatcaacattggtatggtGGAGGGGAGGACAAATAGACTTTGTTTGTGAGTGCATGTCCAATGAT
This window harbors:
- the LOC137999375 gene encoding lipopolysaccharide-responsive and beige-like anchor protein gives rise to the protein MDFFNAKDNATYLWNLAHFVSVLADNVIFCCGDLLPLLSSVTSRDYVQDVIEPCGGMSLETSFSFLNRLMSLVDVIVFNQFSRVQWRGGQPEPEYGWLSETVSEIRTLRMPEVILIKGICPQPDVIDCESIFDEGGKPEYPAKKPSKSDLDRLKLSPHVIRGQRLNPGHRVFCCAARNRLVCRQRNRPILPQITSGKLGKKALKEARQAIKTLIASTKPPSEQDVVQNIPGHMTTVTDPEKLLQEMDVNRLRAVVYRDFEDSKQAQFLALTVVYFIAVMMVAKYRDLLRSDDPEARARYHSMTSSDSTATEGEAQNQTGSRSRAASWGGQRNASAEVEEDMFNWNEGMALPSLMKSAVDFNRLSLSEKLEIGFKSSGSLLKEILVDFSPFLSRFLVGSHGQELVLEGLSCQKTDSVVELVMLLCSQEWQNSLQRNGGMAFMELVNEGRLLSHAMRERIVMTTSEAFVIVSKLEGISRQKHMQFVDLCRLTEATYSENDKLQDQLLLATKRRDFSVAKNVIQKVLDIITSEHGAWSVGQQPPSTVQFYRLDMWEDDSRRRMRFVKNEYGSSHPEATLLEGIEGKLRCRD